In Burkholderia savannae, one genomic interval encodes:
- a CDS encoding DUF2905 domain-containing protein: MLRWLLTTFIAVMVLTRAWPWLSKLGVGRLPGDVTLRLGSRAYPFPFMSTLVIMGIVSVIARLW; the protein is encoded by the coding sequence ATGCTGCGCTGGCTGCTCACCACGTTCATCGCCGTGATGGTGCTCACGCGCGCGTGGCCGTGGCTGTCGAAGCTCGGCGTCGGGCGCTTGCCGGGCGACGTGACGCTCAGGCTCGGCTCGCGGGCCTATCCGTTTCCGTTCATGTCGACGCTCGTGATCATGGGCATCGTGTCGGTGATCGCGCGGCTCTGGTGA
- a CDS encoding class I SAM-dependent methyltransferase produces the protein MNPKAHEPASLPVPGPDALAQSESLAASLRAEIAAAGGWITFARYMERVLYAPGAGYYSGGAQKFGWRADDGSDFVTAPELSPLFAQTLARPVAQALEASGTRRVMEFGAGTGKLAAGLLNALAALGAELDEYAIVDLSGELRARQRETIEAHAPGLAARVRWLDALPERFEGVVVGNEVLDAMPVRLVVKHADGWRERGVLVDGALAFAFADRPLAHAGDAARVVEIDADEGYVTETHDAAAAFVRTVCAMLARGAAFFIDYGFPSHEYYHRQRAQGTLMCHYRHRAHGDPFLYPGLQDITAHVEFSAIYEAGVGAGADLLGYTSQARFLLNAGITDVLAEIDPTDAQRFLPAANAVQKLISEAEMGELFKVIAFSRGIDGTLDAFARGDRSHTL, from the coding sequence ATGAATCCGAAAGCTCACGAACCCGCTAGTTTACCCGTTCCCGGCCCCGACGCGCTTGCGCAGTCCGAGTCGCTCGCCGCTTCGCTGCGCGCCGAAATCGCCGCGGCGGGCGGCTGGATCACGTTTGCGCGCTACATGGAGCGTGTGTTGTACGCGCCGGGCGCGGGCTACTACAGCGGCGGCGCGCAGAAATTCGGCTGGCGCGCCGACGACGGCAGCGATTTCGTGACCGCGCCCGAGCTGTCGCCGCTCTTCGCGCAGACGCTCGCGCGCCCCGTCGCGCAGGCGCTCGAGGCGAGCGGCACGCGGCGCGTGATGGAATTCGGCGCGGGCACGGGCAAGCTCGCGGCGGGGCTGCTGAACGCGCTCGCCGCGCTCGGCGCCGAGCTCGACGAATACGCGATCGTCGACTTGTCGGGCGAGCTGCGCGCGCGTCAGCGCGAGACGATCGAGGCGCACGCGCCCGGTCTCGCCGCGCGCGTGCGCTGGCTCGATGCGCTGCCCGAGCGCTTCGAGGGCGTCGTCGTCGGCAACGAAGTGCTCGACGCGATGCCGGTGCGGCTCGTCGTCAAACATGCGGACGGCTGGCGCGAGCGCGGCGTTTTGGTCGACGGCGCGCTCGCGTTCGCGTTCGCCGACCGGCCGCTCGCGCACGCAGGCGACGCGGCGCGCGTGGTCGAGATCGACGCCGACGAAGGCTACGTGACGGAGACGCACGACGCGGCGGCGGCGTTCGTCCGCACGGTGTGCGCGATGCTCGCGCGCGGCGCGGCGTTTTTCATCGACTACGGCTTTCCGAGCCACGAGTACTACCACCGGCAGCGCGCGCAGGGCACGCTGATGTGCCACTACCGGCACCGTGCGCACGGCGATCCGTTCCTATATCCGGGGCTGCAGGACATCACCGCGCACGTCGAATTCAGCGCGATCTACGAGGCGGGCGTCGGCGCGGGCGCGGATCTGCTCGGCTACACGTCGCAGGCGCGCTTCCTGCTGAACGCGGGCATCACCGACGTGCTCGCCGAGATCGATCCGACCGACGCGCAGCGCTTCCTGCCCGCCGCGAACGCGGTGCAGAAGCTGATTTCCGAGGCGGAGATGGGCGAGCTGTTCAAGGTGATCGCGTTTTCGCGCGGCATCGACGGCACGCTCGACGCGTTCGCGCGCGGCGACCGCTCGCATACGCTGTAG
- a CDS encoding SDR family NAD(P)-dependent oxidoreductase codes for MTAPADTCDTSAARTARVVLITGAVQAGAVQAGAVQTAAAPADGAQAAQTRAKQTAGAAARASDARAGASKTHAETHAAPTSAARAGDARANVASDTARSGGAPAAPAAPAAPAAPGANGAPSAVAARGLSEGTGKAARAAPAAARPALDAAAVGRALAVGFARRGWDVALAAAAGGEAHAAAALAAEVEALGRRAAVLVADLSVEDDVARLVAGCGAALGRPSCVVAQAAPVADNAHDVGYASLASAMARGVAAPLVLARTLADATPDAAREHERERAVVIHLLDEALFDPAPERLSHSLAQAALHRATTAQALALAPKVRVVGLVRGRAPRADDIADAACYLASAPGVTGATLTVDGGEHLAPPADERN; via the coding sequence ATGACCGCCCCCGCCGACACCTGTGACACATCCGCGGCCCGCACCGCGCGGGTCGTGCTGATTACGGGCGCCGTGCAAGCGGGCGCCGTGCAAGCGGGCGCCGTGCAGACGGCCGCCGCGCCAGCGGACGGCGCGCAAGCGGCACAGACGCGCGCGAAGCAGACGGCCGGCGCGGCCGCCCGGGCGAGTGATGCGCGCGCCGGCGCCTCGAAGACGCACGCGGAGACGCACGCGGCGCCGACGAGCGCCGCGCGGGCAGGCGATGCGCGAGCGAACGTCGCTTCGGACACCGCACGTTCCGGCGGCGCGCCCGCGGCACCCGCAGCACCCGCAGCACCCGCGGCTCCCGGCGCGAACGGCGCGCCGAGCGCGGTCGCCGCGCGCGGCTTGTCGGAAGGAACCGGCAAGGCCGCCCGTGCCGCACCCGCCGCCGCGCGGCCCGCGCTCGACGCCGCGGCCGTCGGCCGCGCGCTCGCCGTCGGCTTCGCGCGGCGCGGCTGGGACGTCGCGCTCGCGGCGGCCGCGGGCGGCGAAGCGCACGCGGCCGCCGCGCTCGCCGCCGAAGTCGAGGCGCTCGGCCGACGCGCGGCGGTGCTCGTCGCCGATCTGTCGGTCGAGGACGACGTCGCGCGGCTCGTCGCCGGCTGCGGCGCGGCGCTCGGCCGGCCGTCGTGCGTCGTCGCGCAAGCCGCGCCCGTCGCGGACAACGCGCACGACGTCGGCTACGCGTCGCTCGCGAGCGCGATGGCGCGCGGCGTCGCCGCGCCGCTCGTGCTAGCGCGCACGCTCGCCGACGCGACGCCCGACGCCGCGCGCGAGCACGAACGCGAGCGCGCGGTCGTGATTCATCTGCTGGACGAGGCGCTGTTTGATCCGGCGCCCGAGCGCTTGTCGCACTCGCTCGCGCAAGCCGCGCTGCACCGCGCGACGACCGCGCAGGCGCTCGCGCTCGCGCCGAAGGTGCGGGTCGTCGGCCTCGTGCGCGGGCGCGCGCCGCGCGCGGACGACATCGCCGACGCCGCGTGCTATCTCGCGAGCGCGCCGGGCGTGACGGGCGCGACGTTGACCGTCGACGGCGGCGAGCATCTCGCGCCGCCCGCGGACGAGCGGAATTGA
- a CDS encoding dihydroneopterin aldolase — translation MFAALLHPRLADCRRLYLRDHEVYMNIGAFEHEKRGEQRVVVNVDLFVPLALTTPVEDKLREVVDYDLMKQSVAQCVARGHIHLQETLCDAIAAALLAHDAVRAVRVSTEKPDAYPDCDAVGVEVFRIKDEERA, via the coding sequence ATGTTTGCCGCCCTCCTGCATCCCAGGCTCGCCGATTGCCGCAGGCTCTACCTGCGCGACCACGAGGTGTACATGAACATCGGCGCCTTCGAGCACGAGAAGCGCGGCGAACAGCGCGTCGTCGTCAACGTCGACCTGTTCGTGCCGCTCGCGCTGACCACGCCCGTCGAGGACAAGCTGCGCGAAGTCGTCGACTATGATCTGATGAAGCAAAGCGTCGCGCAGTGCGTCGCGCGCGGCCACATCCATCTGCAGGAAACGCTGTGCGACGCGATCGCGGCGGCCCTGCTCGCGCACGACGCCGTGCGCGCGGTGCGCGTTTCCACCGAAAAGCCGGACGCCTATCCCGATTGCGACGCCGTCGGCGTCGAAGTATTTCGCATCAAGGACGAGGAGCGAGCATGA